In a genomic window of Glycine max cultivar Williams 82 chromosome 13, Glycine_max_v4.0, whole genome shotgun sequence:
- the LOC100810090 gene encoding GATA transcription factor 21: protein MIPAYRHSVSSVMPLDLNEDQNHEFFSPIHHPSSSFSSLSSSYPILFNPPNQDQEARSYDWETTKHLPSHEEEAEKIIPTSGSWGHSVEESEHKVTVWRKEERNENLAEDGSVKWMPSKMRIMRKMLVSNQTDAYTSDNNTTHKFDDHKQQLSSPLGIDDNSSNNYSDKSNNSIVRVCSDCHTTKTPLWRSGPRGPKSLCNACGIRQRKARRAMAAAAAAALGDGAVIVEAEKSVKGKKLQKKKEKKTRIEGAAQMKMKRKLGVGAKASQSRNKFGFEDLTLRLRKNLAMHQVFPQDEKEAAILLMALSYGLVH, encoded by the exons ATGATTCCAGCCTATCGCCACTCAGTATCTTCTGTTATGCCTCTGGATCTTAATGAAGATCAAAACCACGAGTTCTTCAGTCCAATTCATCACCCTTCCTCTTCGTTTTCTTCTCTATCTTCATCATATCCTATTCTCTTCAACCCGCCAAATCAAGATCAAGAAGCTCGATCATACGACTGGGAAACAACAAAGCACTTACCAAGTCATGAAGAAGAG GCTGAGAAGATTATCCCTACTAGTGGATCATGGGGTCACTCGGTGGAAGAAAGTGAGCATAAGGTGACAGTttggagaaaagaagagaggaaTGAAAATCTTGCTGAAGATGGTTCGGTGAAGTGGATGCCTTCGAAGATGAGAATTATGCGGAAGATGTTGGTGTCCAATCAAACTGATGCATACACTTCAGACAACAACACTACGCACAAGTTTGATGATCATAAACAACAACTGTCGTCACCGCTTGGAATTGATGATAACAGCAGCAACAACTATTCAGACAAAAGTAACAACAGTATTGTTAGGGTTTGTTCTGATTGCCACACCACCAAGACTCCTCTATGGAGGAGTGGACCAAGAGGCCCCAAG TCGCTTTGCAATGCCTGCGGAATTCGACAAAGGAAGGCAAGACGAGCCATGGCAGCTGCTGCGGCGGCAGCATTGGGAGATGGAGCAGTTATTGTGGAAGCTGAGAAATCTGTGAAGGGAAAGAAGTtgcagaagaagaaagagaagaagacaaGAATTGAGGGTGCAGCTCAGATGAAAATGAAGCGGAAGCTTGGAGTTGGAGCAAAGGCATCACAAAGTAGAAACAAGTTTGGTTTTGAGGATTTGACATTGCGCTTGAGAAAGAACTTGGCTatgcatcaagttttccctcaggACGAGAAGGAGGCTGCGATCCTCCTCATGGCTTTATCTTATGGCCTTGTTCATTGA